From one Meles meles chromosome 18, mMelMel3.1 paternal haplotype, whole genome shotgun sequence genomic stretch:
- the LOC123929090 gene encoding 60S acidic ribosomal protein P1-like encodes MASVLELACIYLALILHDDEVTVPEDEINALIKAAGVNVEPSWPGLFAKALANVNIGSLICNGGAGGPAPAAGAAAAGGPAPSTTAAPAEEEKVEAKKEESEESDDDMGFGLFD; translated from the coding sequence ATGGCCTCGGTCTTGGAGCTCGCCTGCATCTACTTGGCCCTCATCTTGCACGACGATGAGGTGACGGTCCCGGAGGATGAAATCAATGCCCTCATTAAAGCAGCAGGTGTGAATGTTGAACCCTCCTGGCCCGGCTTGTTTGCAAAGGCCCTGGCCAACGTCAACATTGGGAGCCTCATCTGCAATGGAGGAGCTGGTGGACCTGCCCCCGCAGCGGGTGCTGCAGCAGCAGGAGGTCCCGCTCCTTCCACCACTGCTGCCCCAGCTGAGGAGGAGAAAgtggaagcaaagaaagaagaatctgAGGAGTCTGATGATGACATGGGCTTTGGTCTTTTTGACTAA